The Hylaeus volcanicus isolate JK05 unplaced genomic scaffold, UHH_iyHylVolc1.0_haploid 12197, whole genome shotgun sequence genome has a window encoding:
- the LOC128883044 gene encoding splicing factor U2AF 65 kDa subunit-like isoform X2, with protein MGNSKRSKRKNEHDLIENNPHKSRKHHTSRYRNDSIESRGTWHKHHCRRSRGRESSVSHPKKSSKTDLSKELSDTTEDNYVKTRQRTRHSHHYKRFSDDEDDDGKRNKSSQRHSSRREHRHRHSSSETYRRSVSKVRHKTHATKQHSSRSYRDRSNSVQKNHKRIQSDESMFRSRSRSYNRKPFSKDTEQTKDFKKKERSQSKEAVKPVAKPVKKSKWDVSVAEMSDIDGKIGLLAVDPGRRLHIGNLPSDTVDVSLVQFLNGALLAAAGVDFTTAALTGFFPVSRVQLVAQQNYALIDLRTVADVNCSLQLNGIQFNGQALKISRLSDVVLPPPPEKPRGFDHIPGTSKTGMDVKVYVTDLPVTVTDDELRIICSRYGVVRSAALMKDLKTGQSMGCGVIEFDTAANANAAVKALDRKPMGFKIPRFHKGLMLPGLSRLTDKGERVTHTSSIVTELPTSVTYKIFSNALIGSQVKAARQEGAKPSMVVQLLNAVFPEDLIKDEDYNSIMEDMKNEASQYGTLVNVVIPRPPEDLSFRPGVGKVFLHFSDITAARKAQAELNGRRYEQRRTICAAFYNLERFLDGKYTLV; from the exons ATGGGGAACTCCAAaagaagcaaaagaaaaaatgagcATGACTTAATAGAAAACAATCCTCATAAATCACGAAAACATCACACATCTCGTTACAGAAATGATTCAATCGAAAGTCGTGGGACGTGGCATAAGCATCATTGTCGTCGATCTAGAGGCAGAGAGTCTTCTGTGTCTCATCCTAAGAAATCTAGTAAAACTGATTTAAGCAAAGAATTGTCAGATACGACGGAAGACAATTATGTCAAAACTAGACAGCGCACTCGGCATAGCCATCATTATAAACGTTTTTCGGATGATGAAGATGACGATGGAAAACGTAACAAATCATCTCAACGACATTCTTCACGGAGAGAGCATAGACATCGTCATAGTAGCTCAGAAACTTATCGGCGTAGTGTCTCAAAAGTTCGTCATAAAACTCACGCAACAAAACAACATTCTAGTCGGTCTTATCGAGATCGCTCAAACAGTGTCCAAAAAAATCATAAGAGAATTCAATCTGATGAAAGTATGTTCCGTTCGAGAAGCCGTTCGTATAATCGTAAACCTTTTAGTAAAGATACAGAACAAACGAAAGATtttaagaagaaagaaagaagtcAGTCAAAGGAAGCTGTGAAACCCGTTGCGAAACCCgtcaaaaaatcaaaatgggATGTTTCTGTAGCTGAAATGAGTGATATTGATGGGAAAATCGGTTTG TTAGCAGTGGATCCTGGACGTCGTTTACATATTGGAAATTTACCGTCag ACACTGTGGACGTTTCCCtagttcaatttttaaatggagcGCTTTTGGCAGCCGCAGGTGTTGATTTTACGACAGCCGCTTTAACCGGTTTTTTTCCCGTGTCACGTGTTCAG TTAGTTGCACAACAAAACTATGCGCTTATCGATTTACGTACTGTGGCTGATGTTAATTGTTCTTTACAACTTAACG GGATTCAATTTAATGGCCAAGCTTTAAAAATATCGCGGTTAAGTGACGTTGTTCTACCTCCACCACCGGAAAAACCGCGTGGGTTTGA TCATATTCCTGGAACCTCCAAGACGGGCATGGATGTCAAGGTCTACGTTACCGATTTACCAGTGACAGTAACAGATGATGAG TTACGAATCATATGCTCCCGCTATGGTGTTGTACGTTCCGCTGCTCTTATGAAAGACCTGAAAACAGGTCAATCGATGGGTTGTGGTGTTATTGAATTTGATACGGCTGCCAATGCTAATGCTGCTGTTAAG gcATTAGATAGAAAACCGATGGGATTTAAAATTCCAAGATTTcataaagggttaatgttaCCAGGACTATCACGTTTGACCGACAAAGGGGAGCGCGTGACACATACGTCATCTATTGTTACCGAACTTCCAACGTCTGTGACGTATAAAATTTTCAGCAATGCTTTGATCGGTTCACAG GTTAAGGCGGCTCGTCAAGAAGGTGCGAAGCCAAGTATGGTGGTTCAACTTTTAAATGCAGTGTTTCCCGAAGATCTA ATCAAGGATGAAGACTATAATTCTATTATGGAAGATATGAAAAATGAAGCGTCTCAGTATGGAACGTTAGTGAATGTTGTCATTCCACGACCTCCTGAAGATTTATCATTCAGACCTGGAGTGGGGAAG gtttttctacatttttccgACATTACAGCAGCCAGAAAAGCCCAGGCTGAATTGAATGGAAGACGGTATGAGCAGAGACGGACGATTTGTGCTGCCTTTTATAATTTGGAACGATTTTTGGACGGGAAGTATACATTGGTATAG
- the LOC128883044 gene encoding splicing factor U2AF 65 kDa subunit-like isoform X3, with product MSDIDGKIGLLAVDPGRRLHIGNLPSDTVDVSLVQFLNGALLAAAGVDFTTAALTGFFPVSRVQLVAQQNYALIDLRTVADVNCSLQLNGIQFNGQALKISRLSDVVLPPPPEKPRGFDHIPGTSKTGMDVKVYVTDLPVTVTDDELRIICSRYGVVRSAALMKDLKTGQSMGCGVIEFDTAANANAAVKALDRKPMGFKIPRFHKGLMLPGLSRLTDKGERVTHTSSIVTELPTSVTYKIFSNALIGSQVKAARQEGAKPSMVVQLLNAVFPEDLIKDEDYNSIMEDMKNEASQYGTLVNVVIPRPPEDLSFRPGVGKVFLHFSDITAARKAQAELNGRRYEQRRTICAAFYNLERFLDGKYTLV from the exons ATGAGTGATATTGATGGGAAAATCGGTTTG TTAGCAGTGGATCCTGGACGTCGTTTACATATTGGAAATTTACCGTCag ACACTGTGGACGTTTCCCtagttcaatttttaaatggagcGCTTTTGGCAGCCGCAGGTGTTGATTTTACGACAGCCGCTTTAACCGGTTTTTTTCCCGTGTCACGTGTTCAG TTAGTTGCACAACAAAACTATGCGCTTATCGATTTACGTACTGTGGCTGATGTTAATTGTTCTTTACAACTTAACG GGATTCAATTTAATGGCCAAGCTTTAAAAATATCGCGGTTAAGTGACGTTGTTCTACCTCCACCACCGGAAAAACCGCGTGGGTTTGA TCATATTCCTGGAACCTCCAAGACGGGCATGGATGTCAAGGTCTACGTTACCGATTTACCAGTGACAGTAACAGATGATGAG TTACGAATCATATGCTCCCGCTATGGTGTTGTACGTTCCGCTGCTCTTATGAAAGACCTGAAAACAGGTCAATCGATGGGTTGTGGTGTTATTGAATTTGATACGGCTGCCAATGCTAATGCTGCTGTTAAG gcATTAGATAGAAAACCGATGGGATTTAAAATTCCAAGATTTcataaagggttaatgttaCCAGGACTATCACGTTTGACCGACAAAGGGGAGCGCGTGACACATACGTCATCTATTGTTACCGAACTTCCAACGTCTGTGACGTATAAAATTTTCAGCAATGCTTTGATCGGTTCACAG GTTAAGGCGGCTCGTCAAGAAGGTGCGAAGCCAAGTATGGTGGTTCAACTTTTAAATGCAGTGTTTCCCGAAGATCTA ATCAAGGATGAAGACTATAATTCTATTATGGAAGATATGAAAAATGAAGCGTCTCAGTATGGAACGTTAGTGAATGTTGTCATTCCACGACCTCCTGAAGATTTATCATTCAGACCTGGAGTGGGGAAG gtttttctacatttttccgACATTACAGCAGCCAGAAAAGCCCAGGCTGAATTGAATGGAAGACGGTATGAGCAGAGACGGACGATTTGTGCTGCCTTTTATAATTTGGAACGATTTTTGGACGGGAAGTATACATTGGTATAG
- the LOC128883044 gene encoding splicing factor U2AF 65 kDa subunit-like isoform X1: MVNADDTLEKKSIDRRKREASVSHEENENKCYNGEVNSKEAIVGQFKKSKDKKRQSTNVALDDKTHSTHSSVDSYGEMGNSKRSKRKNEHDLIENNPHKSRKHHTSRYRNDSIESRGTWHKHHCRRSRGRESSVSHPKKSSKTDLSKELSDTTEDNYVKTRQRTRHSHHYKRFSDDEDDDGKRNKSSQRHSSRREHRHRHSSSETYRRSVSKVRHKTHATKQHSSRSYRDRSNSVQKNHKRIQSDESMFRSRSRSYNRKPFSKDTEQTKDFKKKERSQSKEAVKPVAKPVKKSKWDVSVAEMSDIDGKIGLLAVDPGRRLHIGNLPSDTVDVSLVQFLNGALLAAAGVDFTTAALTGFFPVSRVQLVAQQNYALIDLRTVADVNCSLQLNGIQFNGQALKISRLSDVVLPPPPEKPRGFDHIPGTSKTGMDVKVYVTDLPVTVTDDELRIICSRYGVVRSAALMKDLKTGQSMGCGVIEFDTAANANAAVKALDRKPMGFKIPRFHKGLMLPGLSRLTDKGERVTHTSSIVTELPTSVTYKIFSNALIGSQVKAARQEGAKPSMVVQLLNAVFPEDLIKDEDYNSIMEDMKNEASQYGTLVNVVIPRPPEDLSFRPGVGKVFLHFSDITAARKAQAELNGRRYEQRRTICAAFYNLERFLDGKYTLV, from the exons atggtCAACGCTGATGACactttagaaaagaaatctattgatagaagaaaaagagaagcaTCAGTATCTcatgaagaaaatgaaaataaatgttataatgGTGAAGTGAATTCTAAGGAAGCAATAGTAGGCCAAttcaaaaaatcgaaggaTAAAAAGAGACAGTCAACTAATGTGGCATTAGATGATAAAACTCACTCAACGCATTCTTCTGTAGATTCTTATGGAGAGATGGGGAACTCCAAaagaagcaaaagaaaaaatgagcATGACTTAATAGAAAACAATCCTCATAAATCACGAAAACATCACACATCTCGTTACAGAAATGATTCAATCGAAAGTCGTGGGACGTGGCATAAGCATCATTGTCGTCGATCTAGAGGCAGAGAGTCTTCTGTGTCTCATCCTAAGAAATCTAGTAAAACTGATTTAAGCAAAGAATTGTCAGATACGACGGAAGACAATTATGTCAAAACTAGACAGCGCACTCGGCATAGCCATCATTATAAACGTTTTTCGGATGATGAAGATGACGATGGAAAACGTAACAAATCATCTCAACGACATTCTTCACGGAGAGAGCATAGACATCGTCATAGTAGCTCAGAAACTTATCGGCGTAGTGTCTCAAAAGTTCGTCATAAAACTCACGCAACAAAACAACATTCTAGTCGGTCTTATCGAGATCGCTCAAACAGTGTCCAAAAAAATCATAAGAGAATTCAATCTGATGAAAGTATGTTCCGTTCGAGAAGCCGTTCGTATAATCGTAAACCTTTTAGTAAAGATACAGAACAAACGAAAGATtttaagaagaaagaaagaagtcAGTCAAAGGAAGCTGTGAAACCCGTTGCGAAACCCgtcaaaaaatcaaaatgggATGTTTCTGTAGCTGAAATGAGTGATATTGATGGGAAAATCGGTTTG TTAGCAGTGGATCCTGGACGTCGTTTACATATTGGAAATTTACCGTCag ACACTGTGGACGTTTCCCtagttcaatttttaaatggagcGCTTTTGGCAGCCGCAGGTGTTGATTTTACGACAGCCGCTTTAACCGGTTTTTTTCCCGTGTCACGTGTTCAG TTAGTTGCACAACAAAACTATGCGCTTATCGATTTACGTACTGTGGCTGATGTTAATTGTTCTTTACAACTTAACG GGATTCAATTTAATGGCCAAGCTTTAAAAATATCGCGGTTAAGTGACGTTGTTCTACCTCCACCACCGGAAAAACCGCGTGGGTTTGA TCATATTCCTGGAACCTCCAAGACGGGCATGGATGTCAAGGTCTACGTTACCGATTTACCAGTGACAGTAACAGATGATGAG TTACGAATCATATGCTCCCGCTATGGTGTTGTACGTTCCGCTGCTCTTATGAAAGACCTGAAAACAGGTCAATCGATGGGTTGTGGTGTTATTGAATTTGATACGGCTGCCAATGCTAATGCTGCTGTTAAG gcATTAGATAGAAAACCGATGGGATTTAAAATTCCAAGATTTcataaagggttaatgttaCCAGGACTATCACGTTTGACCGACAAAGGGGAGCGCGTGACACATACGTCATCTATTGTTACCGAACTTCCAACGTCTGTGACGTATAAAATTTTCAGCAATGCTTTGATCGGTTCACAG GTTAAGGCGGCTCGTCAAGAAGGTGCGAAGCCAAGTATGGTGGTTCAACTTTTAAATGCAGTGTTTCCCGAAGATCTA ATCAAGGATGAAGACTATAATTCTATTATGGAAGATATGAAAAATGAAGCGTCTCAGTATGGAACGTTAGTGAATGTTGTCATTCCACGACCTCCTGAAGATTTATCATTCAGACCTGGAGTGGGGAAG gtttttctacatttttccgACATTACAGCAGCCAGAAAAGCCCAGGCTGAATTGAATGGAAGACGGTATGAGCAGAGACGGACGATTTGTGCTGCCTTTTATAATTTGGAACGATTTTTGGACGGGAAGTATACATTGGTATAG
- the LOC128882893 gene encoding uncharacterized protein LOC128882893, with product MSEKNASENGVEKRYEMNSFPHRITDHLILDTNGKKGASISIKPVHHATDKRESSGLRYAYNLEGHAQNGTHGAIQFDYMNENREADQLDSETIPQMNAPYFHGMNTVVETERVPLPVESKGFVHISNREDKRWKEKLMDNYNAEMEKNENTMEDLTLNQINAPYTEYVTEDAFQKIHSEFKGENGKFLAMTAYGAVPLPEEMMKKIPEKFVIKPIIEEREVFVNKQEAITRVSEKEFTQYTHKFSDIDKIIYVDKIKPIDDVTIVEVPFFKYKPIVEEKIVEVPCGIKYVEVPIEIPCRIPPRIVPVGKEHFVERIIEASKPVVQEKIVEVQEVVHKKVPKVVIKEIPYIVPRYVEKIIEVPYKLENQLQNVQGVQMTRIPTPPPLPIPIPENFKSQFANDYYQTTEKPLDDKIETPYGTVENNTFIPNSTYDNSKSSLPKTFYLPQHIKHIKLPYEAEINVSVVENSEIPADAPIINVDRQNSCRYDASPMHGMIGEGTEETNHKELLPSALNPVIEHTNPQMRAVEFRMKQSEPEVLTQGGVVGYSSFENSIK from the exons atgagtGAAAAAAACGCTTCAGAAAATGGTGTAGAAAAACGTtatgaaatgaattcttttcctCACAGAATAACAGATCATCTTATTTTGGACACAAATGGCAAAAAGGGGGCGTCCATTTCGATTAAACCAGTTCATCATGCTACTGATAAGAGAGAGTCATCTGGTTTACGCTACGCATACAATTTGGAAGGCCATGCCCAAAACGGTACACATGGTGCAATACAATTCGATTACATGAACGAGAATCGGGAAGCAGACCAGCTGGACTCGGAAACTATACCGCAAATGAATGCCCCCTACTTTCATGGGATGAATACAGTAGTGGAAACGGAGCGTGTTCCGCTTCCAGTTGAATCCAAAGGATTTGTGCACATTTCGAATCGAGAAGATAAACGATGGAAGGAAAAGTTAATGGACAATTACAATgcagaaatggaaaaaaatgaaaatacaatgGAAGATTTAACATTAAATCAAATCAACGCACCATACACGGAGTATGTAACAGAAGAtgcttttcaaaaaattcatagtGAATTCAAAGGGGAGAATGGGAAATTTTTAGCAATGACAGCGTACGGGGCAGTTCCTTTACCAGAggaaatgatgaaaaaaattccCGAAAAATTTGTGATCAAACCCATtattgaa gagCGCGAAGTGTTTGTGAACAAACAAGAGGCCATAACGCGTGTttctgaaaaagaatttactcAATACACGCATAAATTTTCtgatattgataaaataatttacgttGATAAAATAAAGCCTATTGATGACGTGACTATCGTTGaagttcctttttttaaatacaaaccaattgttgaagaaaaaattgttgaagttcCCTGC GGAATTAAATATGTTGAAGTTCCTATTGAGATACCATGTCGAATTCCACCTCGTATAGTCCCTGTTGGTAAAGAGCATTTTGTGGAACGAATTATTGAAGCTTCCAAGCCTGTTGTACAAGAGAAAATTGTTGAGGTTCAAGAAGTTGTACACAAAAAA GTTCCCAAAGTTGTTATAAAGGAAATTCCGTATATTGTTCCACGTTATGtcgaaaaaattattgaagtcCCTtataaacttgaaaatcaactCCAAAATGTTCag ggAGTTCAAATGACCAGGATACCAACGCCTCCACCTTTACCCATTCCGATTCCTGAGAATTTTAAAAGTCAATTTGCAAACGACTATTATCAAACGACTGAAAAACCATTAGATGATAAAATAGAG ACACCGTACGGTACTGTTGAAAACAATACCTTTATTCCCAACTCAACCTACGATAATTCTAAATCTTCTTTACccaaaacattttatttacccCAGCATATCAAACATATAAAACTTCCATATGAAgctgaaattaatgtttctgtTGT AGAGAATTCTGAGATTCCTGCTGATGCGCCTATTATAAATGTTGATCGTCAGAATTCTTGCCGTTACGACGCATCACCAATG CATGGGATGATTGGAGAGGGAACCGAGGAGACAAACCATAAGGAATTGCTTCCTAGTGCATTAAATCCTGTGATCGAACACACGAATCCACAAATGAGGGCTGTCGAATTTCGAATGAAACAATCAGAACCTGAAGTACTGACGCAAGGGGGAGTAGTTGGATATTcaagttttgaaaattcaattaaataa